One genomic window of Chanos chanos chromosome 13, fChaCha1.1, whole genome shotgun sequence includes the following:
- the irf7 gene encoding interferon regulatory factor 7 translates to MIGPDTFRIPWKHNSRKDCGDGDNKIFMAWAIVSGKIHEYPSDKAKWKTNFRCALGSLKNQFEMIHDHSKDSDDPHKVYRIIRSDFSANESHSTEGPPNQFPHPENICNVTDYQWQNIEDNLHNCMDMLDLNQQHTENQQWSYDVLSNQALAPIPTLSQPGPQNNTPVPVESPYVSVHPATLENVLPQIWDLEVTIYYRKTEMFKATLSNPLVQFHYRCDPLELRGQSVCFPSTHNLKDLKQIYYTNCILNSIQRGLLLEVDQSGIYGFRQDRCNVFASTRDPADIQNPEPWKLQQNFKVQLLSFEKYLKDLRDFKENKRGSPDYTIHLCFGQKLPDEEPLDKKLIVVKVVPLICRELHERAQMEGASSLRNDNISLQISHNSLFDLINSTFGLPTTD, encoded by the exons ATGATCGGACCCGATACTTTTCGGATCCCATGGAAGCACAACTCCAGGAAGGACTGCGGCGACGGGGATAACAAAATATTTATG GCATGGGCCATAGTAAGCGGTAAAATCCATGAATACCCTTCCGACAAGGCGAAGTGGAAGACCAATTTTCGCTGTGCCTTGGGAAGCCTCAAAAATCAATTCGAAATGATACATGATCACTCAAAGGATTCCGATGACCCTCATAAAGTCTACCGCATCATCCGGTCTGACT tTTCAGCCAATGAAAGCCATAGTACAGAGGGTCCTCCAAATCAGTTCCCTCACCCTGAAAACATCTGTAACGTGACAGATTACCAATGGCAAAACATAGAG GATAATTTACATAACTGCATGGACATGCTGGACCTAAATCAACAACACACAG AAAATCAGCAATGGAGCTACGATGTTCTTTCAAACCAAGCATTGGCTCCTATACCAACTTTGTCTCAGCCTGGCCCACAGAACAACACACCAGTTCCAGTGGAGTCACCTTATGTATCAG TTCACCCAGCCACACTGGAAAATGTTCTGCCTCAAATTTGGGACCTGGAGGTCACTATCTACTACAGGAAGACAGAGATGTTCAAGGCCACCCTCTCCAACCCACTGGTGCAGTTTCACTATCGATGTGACCCGTTAGAATTGAGAGGCCAATCTGTCTGCTTCCCCAGCACGCATAATCTCAAAGACCTCAAGCAGATCTACTACACTAACTGTATCCTGAATAGCATCCAGAGAGGCCTCCTGCTTGAGGTGGACCAATCAGGAATCTATGGCTTTCGTCAGGACAGGTGCAATGTCTTTGCCAGCACCAGAGACCCTGCTGATATCCAAAACCCTGAACCCTGGAAATTACAACAGAACTTTAAAGTTCAACTGCTCAGCTTTGAAAAATACTTAAAGG ATCTTAGGGACTTCAAAGAGAACAAGCGTGGATCTCCAGATTACACCATTCATTTGTGCTTTGGGCAGAAGTTACCTGATGAAGAGCCTCTGGACAAGAAACTTATTGTTGTAAAG GTGGTGCCCCTGATTTGTCGTGAACTTCATGAGAGAGCCCAGATGGAGGGAGCATCCTCTCTACGTAATGACAACATCAGTCTTCAGATTTCACACAACAGCTTATTCGACCTCATCAATTCTACTTTCGGTCTACCAACTACTGATTGA